From a single Oncorhynchus nerka isolate Pitt River linkage group LG11, Oner_Uvic_2.0, whole genome shotgun sequence genomic region:
- the LOC115137629 gene encoding rab5 GDP/GTP exchange factor-like isoform X2 — protein sequence MSHGPESRGIHVDQSELLCRKGCGFYGNVAWQGLCSKCWREEYQQTRHKQIQEDHALAERLQMEDEAAYANNHQGAAQSQPAIAPFSKFEERKTKEKSRKVNTVTKFFTPSAKTPPKKDSVPGEAQSTPSPSVSRKPLETDRTTREFIDFLKTLKPGREIFKQCRAFTESMACKRDLGADELSECVQDFYQNLSDRLQTHYKGSSERVESVMDEVERYMMTRLYDEVFCPETTDDEKKDLAVQKRIRALHWVTIEMLCVPVDEEIPEVSDNVVKAITDVIEMDSKRVPRDKLTCITRCSKHIFNAINTTKKEAASADDFLPTLIYIILKANPPRLQSNIQYITRFCNPSRLMSGEDGYYFTNLCCAVAFIEKLDGQSLNLSAEVFELHMSGQASPQRPQAAPSPPGSAAFSEMNERLDLLTGLGVRQERVVEGARRLEDDLIDWRDEVEHKVQDVLERFPLEMHPPASSAIDADNVENDLLPPPLQPQLFAG from the exons ATGAGCCATGGGCCGGAAAGTCGTGGGATCCATGTGGACCAGTCAGAGCTGTTGTGTAGGAAGGGATGTGGTTTCTATGGCAATGTGGCCTGGCAGGGCCTCTGCTCCAAGTGCTGGCGGGAGGAGTACCAACAAACCAGACACAAACAGATCCAGGAGGACCATGCtctggcagagag GTTACAGATGGAGGATGAGGCAGCATATGCTAACAACCACCAGGGGGCAGCCCAGTCCCAGCCTGCCATCGCACCCTTCAGCAAATTTGAAGAGAGGAAAACTAAGGAGAAGTCACGGAAAGTCAACACAGTGACTAAGTTTTTCACTCCCTCAGCAAAGACACCACCCAAGAAAG ACTCTGTCCCTGGCGAGGCCCAGTCGACCCCCAGCCCCTCAGTGAGCCGCAAGCCCTTAGAGACGGACCGCACCACACGAGAGTTCATCGACTTCCTCAAGACACTGAAACCTGGCAGGGAGATCTTCAAACAGTGCCGGGCCTTCACAGAGAGCATGGCCTGCAAGAGG GACCTGGGTGCTGATGAGCTGTCTGAGTGTGTTCAGGACTTCTACCAGAACCTGTCAGACCGCCTGCAAACACACTACAAAG GGTCGTCGGAGCGCGTGGAGAGTGTGATGGACGAGGTAGAGAGGTACATGATGACACGTCTCTACGATGAGGTCTTTTGTCCTGAGACCACAGACGATGAGAAGAAAGACCTGGCTGTTCAGAAGAGAATCAG gGCCTTGCATTGGGTCACCATTGAGATGCTGTGTGTCCCTGTGGATGAGGAGATTCCTGAGGTGTCTGATAATGTGGTCAAAGCCATCACAG ACGTGATAGAGATGGACTCGAAGCGTGTGCCCAGGGACAAGCTGACCTGCATCACGCGCTGCAGTAAGCACATATTCAATGCCATCAATACCACCAAGAAGGAGGCAGCATCTGCTGATGACTTCTTGCCCACCCTCATCTACATCATCCTGAAGGCCAACCCTCCACGACTGCAGTCCAACATTCAGTACATCACCCGCTTCTGTAACCCTAGCCGCCTCATGAGCGGAGAGGACGGATACTACTTTACCAACCTG tGCTGTGCGGTGGCCTTCATAGAGAAGCTGGATGGCCAGTCTCTGAACCTAAGCGCTGAGGTGTTTGAGCTCCACATGTCAGGCCAGGCGTCCCCCCAGCGGCCCCAGGCTGCTCCCTCCCCCCCAGGCAGTGCTGCTTTCAGCGAGATGAACGAGCGTCTGGACCTGCTGACGGGGCTGGGCGTGAGGCAGGAACGCGTCGTGGAGGGAGCTCGCCGCCTGGAGGATGACCTCATCGACTGGAGGGACGAGGTGGAGCACAAAGTGCAGGATGTGTTGGAGAGGTTCCCCCTGGAAATGCACCCCCCCGCCTCTTCTGCCATAGACGCTGACAACGTGGAGAACGacctcctgcctcctcctctccagccgcAGTTGTTTGCCGGCTGA
- the LOC115136855 gene encoding caspase a-like isoform X1, whose amino-acid sequence MADKVLSKARITFIDSVTEPVIKQLLDDLLEDQVLNDEETESVMEENSTKTKQARCLIDMVRKKGRKASEKMIARVQERDPGLYDKLGLDPRQPAKMTPSSPQLSQQEVRQVSSVLIPSTSDFKEGILQRKGCEIYPPMDKSGRKRLALLINNVEFDDESMLRRGAVKDEENIERLLRDLGYDVVKHRNLSGQEMDEAVKAFSKREEHLLSDSVFVVMMSHGELGAIMGVHYKEVDPKPDVFPITNIFTHLNTDNCKALVNKPKVILIQACRGGNNGFVWVSDAVAGPSHDLELESDSIKREHNEKDFISLLSCTPDTKSYRDPKMGTFFIQHIMETFNTYACDDHIEELFRKVMVRFEDLKMGKGRQMPTKDRATLTKHFYLFPGL is encoded by the exons ATGGCAG ACAAGGTGCTCTCCAAGGCTCGCATTACATTCATAGACAGTGTGACGGAGCCAGTGATCAAGCAGCTCCTGGACGACCTTTTGGAAGACCAGGTGCTGAACGATGAAGAGACAGAATCGGTGATGGAGGAGAACAGCACTAAGACAAAGCAGGCACGATGCCTCATCGATATGGTGCGGAAGAAAGGGAGGAAAGCCAGTGAGAAGATGATTGCCCGAGTTCAGGAGAGAGATCCTGGACTTTATGACAAATTGGGTCTAGACCCCAGGCAGCCGGCCAAGATGA CACCATCATCGCCCCAGTTGTCACAGCAGGAGGTGCGCCAagtgtcctctgtcctcatccccAGCACCAGTGACTTTAAGGAGGGCATTCTTCAGAGGAAGGGTTGCGAG ATTTACCCTCCAATGGATAAGTCTGGTCGGAAGCGCCTGGCCCTGCTCATAAACAACGTGGAGTTTGATGATGAGAGCATGCTGAGACGAGGTGCAGTGAAGGACGAGGAGAACATAGAGAGGCTTCTCAGGGATCTGGgatatgatgtggtgaaacataGAAACCTGTCTGGACAG GAGATGGACGAGGCTGTGAAAGCATTTTCTAAACGTGAGGAGCACTTATTGTCGGACAGCGTCTTCGTGGTGATGATGTCTCATGGGGAGCTGGGAGCCATCATGGGTGTCCACTACAAGGAAGTGGACCCTAAACCTGATGTCTTCCCCATCACCAACATCTTCACACACCTGAATACAGATAACTGCAAAGCACTGGTTAACAAACCCAAAGTCATCCTCATTCAGGCCTGCAGGGGAG GCAATAACGGGTTTGTTTGGGTCAGTGACGCGGTGGCTGGGCCCAGCCATGACCTGGAGTTAGAGAGTGACTCAATCAAGAGGGAACACAACGAAAAGGActtcatctccctcctgtcctgtACACCAG ATACTAAGTCCTACAGAGATCCAAAGATGGGCACCTTTTTTATCCAACACATCATGGAGACATTCAACACCTATGCCTGTGATGATCATATAGAAGAATTATTCAGGAAG GTCATGGTTCGCTTTGAAGATTTAAAAATGGGAAAAGGCAGACAGATGCCAACCAAAGACCGAGCCACTCTAACAAAGCACTTCTACCTCTTCCCAGGCCTCTGA
- the LOC115136855 gene encoding caspase a-like isoform X2 — protein MADKVLSKARITFIDSVTEPVIKQLLDDLLEDQVLNDEETESVMEENSTKTKQARCLIDMVRKKGRKASEKMIARVQERDPGLYDKLGLDPRQPAKMTPSSPQLSQQEVRQVSSVLIPSTSDFKEGILQRKGCEIYPPMDKSGRKRLALLINNVEFDDESMLRRGAVKDEENIERLLRDLGYDVEMDEAVKAFSKREEHLLSDSVFVVMMSHGELGAIMGVHYKEVDPKPDVFPITNIFTHLNTDNCKALVNKPKVILIQACRGGNNGFVWVSDAVAGPSHDLELESDSIKREHNEKDFISLLSCTPDTKSYRDPKMGTFFIQHIMETFNTYACDDHIEELFRKVMVRFEDLKMGKGRQMPTKDRATLTKHFYLFPGL, from the exons ATGGCAG ACAAGGTGCTCTCCAAGGCTCGCATTACATTCATAGACAGTGTGACGGAGCCAGTGATCAAGCAGCTCCTGGACGACCTTTTGGAAGACCAGGTGCTGAACGATGAAGAGACAGAATCGGTGATGGAGGAGAACAGCACTAAGACAAAGCAGGCACGATGCCTCATCGATATGGTGCGGAAGAAAGGGAGGAAAGCCAGTGAGAAGATGATTGCCCGAGTTCAGGAGAGAGATCCTGGACTTTATGACAAATTGGGTCTAGACCCCAGGCAGCCGGCCAAGATGA CACCATCATCGCCCCAGTTGTCACAGCAGGAGGTGCGCCAagtgtcctctgtcctcatccccAGCACCAGTGACTTTAAGGAGGGCATTCTTCAGAGGAAGGGTTGCGAG ATTTACCCTCCAATGGATAAGTCTGGTCGGAAGCGCCTGGCCCTGCTCATAAACAACGTGGAGTTTGATGATGAGAGCATGCTGAGACGAGGTGCAGTGAAGGACGAGGAGAACATAGAGAGGCTTCTCAGGGATCTGGgatatgatgtg GAGATGGACGAGGCTGTGAAAGCATTTTCTAAACGTGAGGAGCACTTATTGTCGGACAGCGTCTTCGTGGTGATGATGTCTCATGGGGAGCTGGGAGCCATCATGGGTGTCCACTACAAGGAAGTGGACCCTAAACCTGATGTCTTCCCCATCACCAACATCTTCACACACCTGAATACAGATAACTGCAAAGCACTGGTTAACAAACCCAAAGTCATCCTCATTCAGGCCTGCAGGGGAG GCAATAACGGGTTTGTTTGGGTCAGTGACGCGGTGGCTGGGCCCAGCCATGACCTGGAGTTAGAGAGTGACTCAATCAAGAGGGAACACAACGAAAAGGActtcatctccctcctgtcctgtACACCAG ATACTAAGTCCTACAGAGATCCAAAGATGGGCACCTTTTTTATCCAACACATCATGGAGACATTCAACACCTATGCCTGTGATGATCATATAGAAGAATTATTCAGGAAG GTCATGGTTCGCTTTGAAGATTTAAAAATGGGAAAAGGCAGACAGATGCCAACCAAAGACCGAGCCACTCTAACAAAGCACTTCTACCTCTTCCCAGGCCTCTGA
- the LOC115137629 gene encoding rab5 GDP/GTP exchange factor-like isoform X1, which translates to MSHGPESRGIHVDQSELLCRKGCGFYGNVAWQGLCSKCWREEYQQTRHKQIQEDHALAERLQMEDEAAYANNHQGAAQSQPAIAPFSKFEERKTKEKSRKVNTVTKFFTPSAKTPPKKDSVPGEAQSTPSPSVSRKPLETDRTTREFIDFLKTLKPGREIFKQCRAFTESMACKRDLGADELSECVQDFYQNLSDRLQTHYKGSSERVESVMDEVERYMMTRLYDEVFCPETTDDEKKDLAVQKRISVCVGCRALHWVTIEMLCVPVDEEIPEVSDNVVKAITDVIEMDSKRVPRDKLTCITRCSKHIFNAINTTKKEAASADDFLPTLIYIILKANPPRLQSNIQYITRFCNPSRLMSGEDGYYFTNLCCAVAFIEKLDGQSLNLSAEVFELHMSGQASPQRPQAAPSPPGSAAFSEMNERLDLLTGLGVRQERVVEGARRLEDDLIDWRDEVEHKVQDVLERFPLEMHPPASSAIDADNVENDLLPPPLQPQLFAG; encoded by the exons ATGAGCCATGGGCCGGAAAGTCGTGGGATCCATGTGGACCAGTCAGAGCTGTTGTGTAGGAAGGGATGTGGTTTCTATGGCAATGTGGCCTGGCAGGGCCTCTGCTCCAAGTGCTGGCGGGAGGAGTACCAACAAACCAGACACAAACAGATCCAGGAGGACCATGCtctggcagagag GTTACAGATGGAGGATGAGGCAGCATATGCTAACAACCACCAGGGGGCAGCCCAGTCCCAGCCTGCCATCGCACCCTTCAGCAAATTTGAAGAGAGGAAAACTAAGGAGAAGTCACGGAAAGTCAACACAGTGACTAAGTTTTTCACTCCCTCAGCAAAGACACCACCCAAGAAAG ACTCTGTCCCTGGCGAGGCCCAGTCGACCCCCAGCCCCTCAGTGAGCCGCAAGCCCTTAGAGACGGACCGCACCACACGAGAGTTCATCGACTTCCTCAAGACACTGAAACCTGGCAGGGAGATCTTCAAACAGTGCCGGGCCTTCACAGAGAGCATGGCCTGCAAGAGG GACCTGGGTGCTGATGAGCTGTCTGAGTGTGTTCAGGACTTCTACCAGAACCTGTCAGACCGCCTGCAAACACACTACAAAG GGTCGTCGGAGCGCGTGGAGAGTGTGATGGACGAGGTAGAGAGGTACATGATGACACGTCTCTACGATGAGGTCTTTTGTCCTGAGACCACAGACGATGAGAAGAAAGACCTGGCTGTTCAGAAGAGAATCAG tgtgtgtgtgggttgcaggGCCTTGCATTGGGTCACCATTGAGATGCTGTGTGTCCCTGTGGATGAGGAGATTCCTGAGGTGTCTGATAATGTGGTCAAAGCCATCACAG ACGTGATAGAGATGGACTCGAAGCGTGTGCCCAGGGACAAGCTGACCTGCATCACGCGCTGCAGTAAGCACATATTCAATGCCATCAATACCACCAAGAAGGAGGCAGCATCTGCTGATGACTTCTTGCCCACCCTCATCTACATCATCCTGAAGGCCAACCCTCCACGACTGCAGTCCAACATTCAGTACATCACCCGCTTCTGTAACCCTAGCCGCCTCATGAGCGGAGAGGACGGATACTACTTTACCAACCTG tGCTGTGCGGTGGCCTTCATAGAGAAGCTGGATGGCCAGTCTCTGAACCTAAGCGCTGAGGTGTTTGAGCTCCACATGTCAGGCCAGGCGTCCCCCCAGCGGCCCCAGGCTGCTCCCTCCCCCCCAGGCAGTGCTGCTTTCAGCGAGATGAACGAGCGTCTGGACCTGCTGACGGGGCTGGGCGTGAGGCAGGAACGCGTCGTGGAGGGAGCTCGCCGCCTGGAGGATGACCTCATCGACTGGAGGGACGAGGTGGAGCACAAAGTGCAGGATGTGTTGGAGAGGTTCCCCCTGGAAATGCACCCCCCCGCCTCTTCTGCCATAGACGCTGACAACGTGGAGAACGacctcctgcctcctcctctccagccgcAGTTGTTTGCCGGCTGA
- the LOC115137797 gene encoding inner ear-specific collagen-like — MEVIKVSTCFCGQLDAPPCCPLISRDETLFSPTTPTSFGPGHLTPHNPLLRYHSPRVSLHTDTPLCLLAVAVMSFTVTSVSTKTTQRPKYQYTKKPMPYREQPRITMQPLTTIIPKTLKSVEKSDPMDPYPLVTTETPTYPSDANQDYYTETTGPPGVGHDNYTLDYNECYFNFCECCLPEKDPRGPKGGRGLPGVKGDQGYPGMAGTLGIPGKQGESGGFGFKGEKGDRGPPGVKGDWGEKGESQNGTKGEKGEPGIEGPTGPPGLAGAQDLKGDKGNKGECGTFGERGLKGDRGDPGPPGIQGQVGLPGVDGMQGSPGVAGDQGDPGPPGAQGEPGVRGLPGHQGGRGMFGPKRDRGSPGMRGDRGPRGIRGAKGNGVSVGLSPSKSFPPSGFPVRFDKVFYNGENHYISSPNSFTCAHGGVYMLSYHITVRNKPLRAALVVNGVRKVRMRDSLYGQDIDQAYSLVLLQLAVGDQVWLETLRDWNGVYASSDDDSTFSGFLLYADKP, encoded by the exons ATGGAGGTGATCAAGGTGAGCACCTGTTTTTGTGGACAGTTGGACGCCCCTCCCTGCTGTCCCCTCATCTCCAGAGACGAG ACCCTGTTTTCCCCAACTACCCCCACCTCTTTTGGCCCTGGGCACCTTACTCCCCACAACCCCCTACTCAGGTATCACTCTCCTCGGGTCTCTCTCCACACAGACACCCCTCTGTGTCTCTTGGCAGTGGCAGTGATGTCATTCACAGTGACCAGTGTATCGACGAAGACCACTCAGCGACCAAAGTACCAATACACCAAGAAGCCCATGCCTTACCGCGAGCAGCCCCGGATTACCATGCAGCCCCTAACCACCATCATCCCTAAGACACTGAAATCAGTGGAGAAATCAGATCCCATGGATCCCTACCCCCTGGTTACCAcagagaccccaacctaccccagtGATGCCAACCAGGATTACTATACTGAAACCACAGGGCCCCCTGGTGTTGGGCATGATAATTACACCTTGGATTATAACGAGTGCTACTTCAACTTTTGTGAGTGCTGTCTACCAGAGAAGGACCCTCGAGGGCCAAAAGGGGGCAGAGGACTACCAG GAGTTAAAGGTGACCAAGGATACCCTGGAATGGCAGGAACTCTGGGTATCCCAGGGAAACAAGGAGAGAGCG GTGGATTTGGCTTTAAAGGTGAAAAAGGTGACAGAGGGCCTCCTGGGGTCAAAGGTGACTGGGGGGAGAAGGGTGAAAGCCAAAATGGGACTAAGGGTGAGAAAGGGGAACCTGGAATAGAAGGCCCAACCGGACCCCCAGGGCTGGCTGGGGCACAAGACTTGAAGGGGGACAAGGGTAACAAAGGGGAGTGTGGGACAtttggggagagaggactgaagGGCGATAGAGGGGACCCTGGGCCTCCAGGTATTCAGGGACAGGTGGGCCTTCCTGGGGTGGATGGCATGCAGGGCTCCCCTGGTGTGGCGGGTGACCAGGGGGATCCAGGACCACCAGGGGCTCAAGGTGAGCCAGGGGTGCGAGGGCTGCCTGGacaccagggagggagggggatgtttGGGCCAAAGCGTGACAGAGGCTCCCCCGGAATGAGAGGGGACAGGGGCCCTCGGGGGATCAGAGGGGCGAAGGGTAACGGGGTCAGTGTGGGCCTCTCCCCCAGTAAGTCCTTCCCTCCATCGGGCTTCCCCGTCCGCTTTGACAAGGTCTTCTACAACGGAGAGAACCACTACATCTCCTCCCCCAACAGCTTCACCTGTGCCCACGGGGGGGTCTACATGTTATCCTACCACATCACAGTGCGGAACAAGCCCCTGCGCGCCGCCCTGGTAGTCAATGGGGTGAGGAAGGTGCGGATGCGAGACTCTCTGTATGGGCAGGACATCGACCAGGCATACAGCCTGGTACTGCTGCAGCTGGCGGTGGGGGACCAGGTATGGCTGGAGACACTGAGGGACTGGAATGGAGTCTACGCCAGCAGTGATGACGACAGCACTTTCTCTGGCTTCCTGCTCTACGCTGACAAGCCCTGA
- the LOC115136856 gene encoding high affinity immunoglobulin gamma Fc receptor I-like, which translates to MKLLLSLLVVSTLPQLAELQVLPTSAPQTAVAELVKGLPWIFSGESVHLKCSVPGNVSAEWRYRWFRGGEQLQESEYFVLWKARPQQSGKYYCQGLRTTWINTQHTLHSLPIEIEVDGGWAILQAPPLPMLVGETMTLTCRVRNNPKLTEVILYKDGVELQIQRGPELRVTNLTLQHHGSYWCRASWDGRRETNSVISMAAPVSIIEVLTEPMLEIVPNDPLIHKDRMLLVCHVQLNARQPVPHIHYYFYQDGLSLGPASSQDKVTVLRDSGQYWCKASVPTLGLKRLSEPLGYGRVTGKHQGPVVSLQPRAPTPQTTTSI; encoded by the exons ATGAAGCTCTTACTCAGCCTCCTTG TTGTTTCAACACTACCTCAATTGGCTGAACTAcaag TCCTCCCCACCAGTGCTCCACAGACAGCCGTGGCTGAGCTAGTCAAGGGGTTACCCTGGATCTTCTCAGGGGAGAGCGTGCATCTGAAGTGCAGTGTTCCTGGGAATGTGTCGGCCGAGTGGAGATACCGGTGGTTCAGGGGGGGCGAGCAGCTccaggagtctgaatactttgtcCTCTGGAAGGCCAGGCCACAGCAGAGTGGGAAGTACTACTGCCAGGGCCTAAGAACCACATggataaacacacaacacaccctccacagcCTGCCTATAGAAATAGAGGTGGACG GTGGGTGGGCCATCCTGCAGGCCCCGCCCCTGCCCATGCTGGTTGGAGAGACAATGACCCTGACGTGTCGTGTCCGTAACAACCCCAAACTGACAGAGGTCATACTCTACAAAgacggggtggagcttcagataCAGCGTGGCCCAGAGCTGCGTGTCACCAACCTTACCCTGCAACACCACGGATCCTATTGGTGCAGAGCATCCTGGGATGGACGGAGGGAAACCAACTCTGTAATCTCAATGGCTGCTCCAGTGTCCATCATAG AGGTTCTGACAGAGCCCATGTTGGAGATTGTGCCCAATGACCCTCTGATCCATAAAGACCGTATGCTCCTGGTGTGTCATGTTCAACTGAACGCCCGTCAGCCGGTTCCACACATccactactacttctaccagGACGGGCTGAGTCTCGGGCCTGCCTCTTCCCAGGACAAAGTCACAGTACTGAGGGACTCAGGCCAGTACTGGTGCAAAGCCAGCGTTCCTACTCTGGGCCTGAAGAGGCTCAGCGAGCCCTTAGGTTATGGGCGAGTGACAG GGAAACATCAGGGACCAGTTGTCTCTCTCCAGCCCAGAGCTCCAACTCCCCAGACCACCACCTCTATCTAG